The Spirochaetaceae bacterium genomic sequence GGGTGGGGGGGGCCGCCCCCCGGGGGGGGGGGGTGGCCGCGGCCCCCCCCCCCGGGGGGCGGCCCCGGCGGGGCGGGGGCGGCCCCCGCGGGGGCCGCCGCCCCCGCCGCGGGCGCCCCCCCCCGCGCCGGCACCGGCACCGGCAACGGCGCGGCTTCCGACGCCGGCACGGCGTCCGGCGCGGGCGCGGATTCCGGCGCCGACGCGGCTTTCGGCGGCGCGACCGGAGATGCCGGCAGGTGGGCGTTGCGCGAGGTGGACCTGGACGTGCCGGCGGGCACCATCGTGGCGCTGCTCGGGGCGACCGGTGCAGGCAAGACCACCCTGGCCGGACTGGTGCTGCGCCTGTACGACCCGCAGGCGGGCAGCGTGCGGGTGGACGGCATCGACGTGCGCGAGGTAAGCATCGCATCGCTGCGTTCGCAGATCGGGGTGGTAATGCAGGATCCGGTGCTGTTCGCCGCCAGCATTCGCGACAACATCGCCTTCGGTGCTCCCGACGCCACCGACGCCGAGGTGCACGCGGCGGCGCAAGCGGCGTGCATCCACGACCACGTGGTGAGTCTGGACGAGGGCTACGACACCATGGTGGGTGAGCGCGGCGTGACCTTGTCCGGCGGCCAGCGGCAGCGCATCGCCATTGCGCGGGCCATTCTGGTGGAGCCGCGCATCCTGGTCCTCGACGACGCCACCTCCAGCGTCGACGCGCACACCGAGGAACTGATTCACGACGCCTTGCGGCGGCTGCTGGCCGGACGCACCTCGTTCATCATCGCGCAACGCCTGAGTACCCTGGAACTGGCCGACGTGGTGGTGGTGCTCGACGACGGGCGCATCACCGCGCAGGGCGGCCACGATGAGCTGCTCGCCGCTTCCCCGACCTACCGGGCCATCTGCGCCGAGCAACTGCAGCGGGAGGGGACCGGACCGGATGGCGGGACGGCAGCCGATGGACGCCCGTTGGCAGGCAGCGCCTCGCCGGGTCAGGCACCGTGAGTTCGGCGTTCGGCGGCAGCATGTCCGGCGGCAGCATGTCGGGCGGCAGCTTCTCCGGGAGCGGTTTCTCCGGCGGCCCCGGCTCGACGTTGCGCGCCTTCGGGGCGCAGCGCAAGGGTGGGTCGGCCGGAGCACTGTTGCGCATGGCGCCGTACCTGCGCCCGCACCTGCCGCGCATGGCCGCGGCGTTCGGCTGCATGATCGGGTCCACCGGCCTGGCCCTGCTGGCCCCCTATCTCATCAAGATCGCCATCGACGGGCCGATCGCCGACGGCGACGTGGTGGGGCTGCTCCTGCTCACCGCCGCGATGGCGGCCGCTTTCGCCGGCATCTACGCGCTGTCCGCGCTGCAGCGCTATCTTCTGTCCTGGGTCGGGCAGCGCGTGCTCGCCAACCTGCGCGCCGATCTGTTCCGCCACCTGCAGCGGCTCAGCGTGAGCTACCACGACCGGCACATCGTCGGCGTCACCATCTCGCACGTGATCGGCGATGTCGCGGTGATCAACGAGGCGCTGTCGCAGGGCCTGGTGGCGATCGCCGGGGACGCCCTGCTGCTGGCCGGCATCGTGGTGGCGATGCTGAGCTTCGACCTGCAGCTCGCCCTGGTCACTTTC encodes the following:
- a CDS encoding ATP-binding cassette domain-containing protein gives rise to the protein GWGGPPPGGGGWPRPPPPGGGPGGAGAAPAGAAAPAAGAPPRAGTGTGNGAASDAGTASGAGADSGADAAFGGATGDAGRWALREVDLDVPAGTIVALLGATGAGKTTLAGLVLRLYDPQAGSVRVDGIDVREVSIASLRSQIGVVMQDPVLFAASIRDNIAFGAPDATDAEVHAAAQAACIHDHVVSLDEGYDTMVGERGVTLSGGQRQRIAIARAILVEPRILVLDDATSSVDAHTEELIHDALRRLLAGRTSFIIAQRLSTLELADVVVVLDDGRITAQGGHDELLAASPTYRAICAEQLQREGTGPDGGTAADGRPLAGSASPGQAP